Proteins found in one Desulfobacteraceae bacterium genomic segment:
- a CDS encoding NAD(P)-dependent glycerol-3-phosphate dehydrogenase, whose amino-acid sequence MKPTSDSGSLRIAVIGAGSWGTALANLLAGKGYQVQQWVFEAEVRDQILNHRENQVFLPGVTLSENLTPSNDLGAVVAGKDLLLVVVPSHVMRAVSQDMAAAISGTPVVVSASKGIENVTHLTMSGILRETLPMIPQSHLAVLSGPSFAREVARNVPTAVTLAASDDGDARLVQAAFATPSFRVYTSQDLIGVELGGAVKNVIAIAAGIIDGLGLGLNTRAALITRGLTEIRRLGLRLGANPRTFTGLAGVGDLLLTCTGDLSRNHTVGKKIGEGMKLSQILGEMRMVAEGVKTAKSVYNLSRKLGVEMPISHEIYHILYDDESPRKALQNLMTRDLKHELDDF is encoded by the coding sequence ATGAAGCCAACATCAGACAGCGGCAGCCTGCGCATCGCCGTGATCGGGGCCGGCAGCTGGGGCACGGCGCTGGCCAACCTGCTGGCCGGCAAAGGCTACCAGGTGCAGCAGTGGGTGTTCGAGGCGGAGGTCAGGGACCAGATCCTCAACCACCGTGAAAACCAGGTCTTTTTGCCGGGTGTCACCCTCTCGGAGAACCTGACGCCTTCCAACGATCTGGGGGCGGTGGTGGCCGGGAAGGACCTGCTGCTGGTGGTCGTACCCTCCCATGTCATGCGGGCCGTCAGCCAGGATATGGCGGCCGCCATCAGCGGGACACCGGTGGTGGTGTCGGCCTCCAAGGGGATCGAGAACGTCACCCATCTCACCATGTCGGGGATCCTGCGCGAAACGCTGCCCATGATTCCCCAATCCCACCTGGCGGTTTTGTCGGGCCCCAGTTTTGCGCGCGAGGTGGCCCGCAACGTGCCCACCGCGGTGACCCTGGCCGCCAGCGACGACGGCGACGCGCGGCTGGTGCAGGCGGCCTTCGCCACCCCCTCCTTCCGAGTCTACACCAGCCAAGACCTGATCGGCGTTGAACTGGGCGGTGCGGTCAAGAACGTGATCGCGATCGCCGCCGGCATCATCGACGGCCTGGGGCTGGGCCTGAACACGCGCGCCGCCCTGATCACCCGCGGGCTTACCGAGATCCGCCGCCTGGGCCTGCGGCTGGGGGCCAATCCCCGCACCTTCACCGGCCTGGCCGGCGTCGGGGATCTGCTGCTGACCTGCACCGGCGACCTGTCGCGTAACCACACGGTGGGCAAGAAAATCGGCGAAGGGATGAAGCTCTCGCAGATCCTGGGTGAGATGCGGATGGTGGCCGAGGGGGTCAAAACGGCCAAGTCGGTCTACAACCTCTCCCGCAAACTGGGGGTCGAGATGCCCATTTCACACGAGATCTACCACATCCTCTACGACGATGAATCCCCCCGTAAGGCCCTTCAAAATTTGATGACCCGGGACCTGAAGCATGAACTGGATGACTTTTGA
- a CDS encoding N-acetyltransferase, protein MIRKAKISDIKAIHGLLQEYGRQGKLLARPLSELYDHVRDFYVWEAPESGLVLGCCALQFCWEDLAEIRSLAVRAEHVGRHIGHQLTATAIAEARAYNIRKVFTLTYEPGFFRKFGFTVIDRAELPLKIWSGCITCVKFPDCDETAMMKVL, encoded by the coding sequence ATGATCCGCAAAGCCAAAATCAGTGACATCAAGGCCATCCACGGCCTGCTGCAGGAGTATGGGCGCCAGGGCAAACTGCTGGCGCGCCCGCTGAGCGAGCTCTACGACCATGTCCGGGATTTTTACGTCTGGGAGGCGCCCGAGAGCGGCCTGGTCCTTGGCTGCTGCGCGCTGCAGTTCTGCTGGGAGGATCTCGCCGAGATCCGATCCCTGGCCGTCCGGGCCGAGCATGTGGGCCGACACATCGGCCACCAACTGACCGCAACGGCCATCGCCGAAGCCCGGGCCTACAATATCCGCAAGGTGTTCACCCTGACCTACGAACCGGGCTTCTTCCGCAAGTTCGGCTTCACGGTCATCGACCGCGCCGAACTGCCCCTCAAGATATGGTCCGGCTGCATCACCTGCGTCAAATTTCCCGATTGCGACGAAACCGCGATGATGAAGGTCCTCTGA
- the gyrA gene encoding DNA gyrase subunit A translates to MQTEFYPEISIEKEMRKSYLDYAMSVIIGRALPDVRDGLKPVHRRVLFAMSELSNDWNKPYKKSARIVGDVIGKYHPHGDSAVYDTIVRMAQDFSLRYPMVDGQGNFGSIDGDPAAAMRYTEIRMTRLAHQMLADLDKETVDWVPNYDESLSEPAVMPAKIPSLLINGSSGIAVGMATNIPPHNITEAVDAINALIDSPELSSEELMAFIPGPDFPTAGIIYGTQGIREAYQTGRGIIRVRARACVEEEDKSGRESIIVTELPYQVNKARLIEKIAELVKNKQIEGVSFVRDESDRQGMRIAIGVKREAMGGVVLNQLYKHTQMSTSFGIIFLAVVDGRPELLSLREILDHFIDHRKQIIVRRTRFDLKKAEARAHILEGLKTALDNLDAVVGMIRQSSSPVEAKSRLMAAFSLTDIQAQAILDMRLQRLTGLERDKIVEEYETVLKDIARFREILGSERLVLDIIQEELREIKAEFGDGRRTEIVEAAPDISIEDMIAEEDMVVTISNSGYIKRNPLSLYQSQRRGGRGKTAMGTKEEDFVEHLFVASTHHFLLFFTNRGKVYWIKVYDLPLSGRQSRGKAIVNLLDFEEGENLTTVLAVPAFEPGHHVLMATKNGVIKKTDLMAFSRPRAGGIIAVDLMEGDELIAARITDGTRNVFLGSAMGQSIRFLESEVRPTGRTARGVRGMSLAPGDRIVSMEVLSHGQTLFTATENGFGKRTLIDEYPIQKRGGKGVITIKTTERNGLVVAIHLVAEDDEVMLITDRGKIIRIPVNGISVISRNTQGVTLMGMEPDERIVSTARLAEKEVVE, encoded by the coding sequence ATGCAGACAGAATTCTACCCTGAGATCAGCATCGAGAAGGAAATGCGCAAGTCCTATCTCGATTATGCCATGAGCGTTATCATCGGCCGGGCCCTGCCCGACGTGCGCGACGGGCTCAAGCCGGTTCACCGGCGGGTGCTCTTCGCTATGAGCGAGCTCAGCAACGACTGGAACAAACCCTACAAGAAATCGGCGCGCATCGTCGGCGATGTCATCGGCAAGTACCATCCCCACGGCGACTCGGCCGTATACGACACGATCGTGCGGATGGCCCAGGACTTTTCGCTGCGCTACCCGATGGTCGACGGCCAGGGAAACTTCGGCTCCATCGACGGCGACCCGGCGGCAGCCATGCGCTACACCGAAATCCGCATGACGCGCCTGGCGCATCAGATGCTGGCCGATCTGGACAAGGAAACCGTTGACTGGGTCCCCAACTACGACGAGTCCCTCAGCGAGCCGGCCGTCATGCCGGCCAAAATACCCTCGCTGCTGATCAACGGCTCTTCGGGCATCGCAGTCGGCATGGCCACCAACATCCCGCCCCACAATATCACCGAGGCCGTCGACGCCATCAACGCCCTGATCGACTCCCCCGAGCTCAGCTCGGAGGAATTGATGGCCTTTATCCCCGGGCCGGATTTCCCCACTGCCGGGATCATATACGGCACCCAGGGAATCCGCGAGGCCTACCAGACCGGGCGGGGGATCATCCGGGTGCGGGCGCGCGCCTGCGTCGAGGAGGAGGACAAAAGCGGGCGCGAGAGCATCATCGTCACCGAACTGCCCTATCAGGTCAACAAGGCCCGGCTGATCGAAAAGATCGCCGAACTCGTCAAGAACAAGCAGATCGAGGGTGTCAGCTTCGTGCGCGACGAGTCCGACCGTCAGGGCATGCGGATTGCCATCGGGGTCAAGCGCGAGGCCATGGGCGGCGTCGTCCTCAACCAGCTCTACAAGCACACCCAGATGTCCACCAGCTTCGGGATCATCTTTCTGGCCGTGGTCGACGGCCGCCCGGAGCTGCTGTCGCTGCGCGAAATCCTGGACCACTTCATCGACCACCGCAAACAGATTATCGTCCGGCGCACCCGCTTCGACCTGAAAAAGGCCGAGGCCCGGGCCCACATTCTCGAAGGTCTCAAGACCGCGCTGGACAACCTCGACGCGGTGGTCGGCATGATTCGCCAGTCCAGCTCACCGGTCGAAGCCAAAAGCCGCCTGATGGCGGCCTTCAGTCTGACCGACATCCAGGCCCAGGCCATTTTGGACATGCGCCTGCAACGGCTGACGGGGCTGGAGCGCGATAAAATCGTCGAGGAGTACGAAACCGTGCTCAAGGACATCGCGCGCTTCCGCGAAATCCTGGGCAGCGAGCGCCTCGTGCTGGACATCATCCAGGAGGAACTGCGCGAGATCAAGGCCGAGTTCGGCGACGGGCGCCGCACCGAAATCGTCGAAGCCGCCCCGGACATCAGCATCGAGGATATGATCGCCGAGGAGGACATGGTGGTCACCATCTCCAACAGCGGCTACATCAAACGCAACCCGCTGAGCCTCTACCAGAGCCAGCGGCGCGGCGGCCGGGGCAAGACCGCCATGGGGACCAAGGAGGAGGATTTCGTCGAACACCTGTTCGTGGCCTCCACCCACCATTTTCTGCTCTTTTTCACCAACCGCGGCAAGGTTTACTGGATCAAGGTCTACGATCTGCCCCTGTCCGGTCGCCAAAGCCGGGGTAAGGCGATCGTCAACCTGCTGGATTTCGAGGAGGGTGAGAACCTCACCACCGTGCTGGCGGTGCCGGCTTTTGAACCCGGGCATCATGTCCTGATGGCCACCAAAAACGGGGTTATCAAAAAGACCGACCTCATGGCCTTCAGCCGTCCGCGGGCCGGCGGGATCATCGCCGTGGACCTGATGGAGGGCGACGAACTGATCGCGGCCCGGATCACCGACGGCACCCGCAACGTTTTTCTGGGCTCGGCCATGGGTCAGTCGATTCGCTTTCTGGAATCCGAGGTGCGCCCCACCGGTCGGACCGCCCGCGGGGTGCGTGGCATGAGCCTCGCGCCGGGGGACCGCATCGTCAGCATGGAGGTGCTCAGCCACGGACAGACGCTGTTTACGGCCACCGAAAACGGCTTCGGCAAGCGGACCTTGATCGACGAATACCCGATTCAAAAACGGGGCGGCAAAGGGGTCATCACCATCAAGACAACCGAGCGCAACGGCCTCGTGGTCGCCATCCACCTGGTGGCGGAAGACGATGAGGTGATGCTGATCACCGACCGCGGCAAGATCATCCGGATTCCCGTCAACGGCATCTCGGTCATCAGCCGCAACACCCAGGGGGTCACCCTCATGGGCATGGAGCCCGATGAGCGCATCGTCAGCACCGCCAGACTGGCGGAGAAGGAAGTAGTGGAATGA
- the radC gene encoding DNA repair protein RadC, which translates to MGTISATPQKADGHRQRLRERFLAAGLAGFHDYEVIELLLTLATPRRDCKTSAKAALARFKTLQGVLEASPAELTQVAGIGPRNALGIRLVKAVAERYLESKVLKGDPLSNSRALFDYLYGSLRDRTRECFKVLYLDVRNRVLASEDLFEGTLTASSVYPREVVRAALTHHAAALIFAHNHPSGDPAPSTQDVALTRQLVFACRVMGITVHEHIIVGNNRYFSFADSGQIARMNREFEDRHP; encoded by the coding sequence ATGGGGACGATCTCCGCTACGCCGCAAAAGGCGGACGGGCACCGGCAGCGGTTGCGGGAGCGGTTTCTGGCGGCAGGGCTGGCCGGGTTTCACGACTACGAGGTGATCGAGCTGCTGCTCACCCTGGCGACCCCCCGCAGGGACTGCAAGACGTCCGCCAAGGCGGCCCTGGCGCGCTTTAAAACCCTGCAGGGGGTGCTGGAAGCATCCCCTGCGGAGCTGACCCAGGTGGCGGGCATCGGGCCGCGCAACGCCCTGGGCATCCGCCTGGTGAAAGCGGTGGCCGAACGCTACCTCGAAAGCAAGGTTTTGAAAGGCGACCCGCTCAGCAACTCGCGGGCGCTTTTCGACTATCTCTACGGCAGCCTGCGCGACCGCACGCGGGAATGCTTCAAGGTGCTCTACCTGGATGTCCGCAACCGCGTGCTGGCCAGCGAAGACCTTTTCGAGGGGACGCTGACCGCCAGTTCGGTCTACCCCCGCGAGGTGGTGCGGGCCGCCCTGACGCATCATGCCGCGGCGCTGATTTTCGCCCACAACCACCCCTCCGGAGACCCGGCCCCGTCGACCCAGGACGTGGCCCTCACGCGCCAGCTGGTCTTCGCCTGCCGGGTGATGGGGATCACGGTTCACGAGCATATCATCGTGGGCAACAACCGCTATTTCAGCTTTGCCGACAGCGGCCAGATCGCCCGCATGAACCGGGAATTCGAAGACCGGCACCCCTAA
- a CDS encoding AI-2E family transporter, giving the protein MDNSRLRYTILAFFLVLFVVSILLLGWLMRPFLSIIILAAVVSSAFHPLYELLIRPWGIPPRLASLFTCGVIFFILFLPIIFLVGVLASEANDLYHKALGAVLGGEIRQLLEGSRMLEQINAFLAPFHFQVTGETLNAALTELGKEVGLFLYKQANAIAANTLSFLFNFFMMLLVSFFLLIDGERLVAFIEDLSPLPQRQDHMLVQKFRDMAGAILIGNGICGLIQGVLGGALFALCGLSSPILWGVIMAILAFLPIVGIGVVLVPTSVFLLMKGRIAAGIFFLVFYVVVSCGIEYFFKPKLVGSRVRMHTLLVFLAILGGMKLFGILGIIYGPLVVTAFLTLTEIYRVNYQALIAPSGKEP; this is encoded by the coding sequence ATGGACAACAGCCGTCTTCGCTACACGATTCTGGCGTTTTTCCTGGTTCTGTTCGTGGTCTCCATCTTGCTGCTGGGCTGGTTGATGCGGCCGTTTCTGTCGATCATCATTCTGGCCGCGGTGGTGAGCAGCGCCTTTCACCCGCTCTATGAACTTTTGATTCGGCCCTGGGGGATCCCCCCCCGGCTGGCCTCGCTGTTTACCTGCGGCGTTATTTTTTTCATTCTGTTTCTCCCGATTATTTTTCTGGTGGGGGTGCTGGCCAGCGAGGCCAACGATCTTTACCACAAGGCTCTCGGCGCCGTGCTGGGCGGGGAGATCCGGCAGCTGCTGGAGGGCAGCCGGATGTTGGAGCAGATCAACGCGTTTCTGGCGCCTTTCCATTTCCAGGTGACCGGCGAGACCCTCAATGCCGCTTTGACGGAGCTTGGCAAGGAGGTCGGCCTGTTTCTTTACAAACAGGCCAATGCGATTGCCGCCAATACGCTGAGCTTTCTGTTTAACTTCTTCATGATGCTGCTGGTCAGCTTTTTCCTGTTGATCGACGGCGAGCGGCTGGTGGCCTTTATCGAGGACCTCTCGCCGCTGCCCCAGCGCCAGGATCACATGCTGGTGCAGAAATTCCGCGACATGGCCGGGGCCATCCTGATCGGCAATGGCATCTGCGGCCTGATCCAGGGTGTTCTCGGCGGGGCCCTGTTCGCCCTCTGCGGCTTGAGTTCGCCCATTCTCTGGGGGGTGATTATGGCCATCCTGGCCTTTTTACCCATCGTAGGGATCGGGGTGGTGCTGGTGCCGACGTCGGTATTTTTGCTGATGAAGGGGCGGATTGCAGCCGGCATTTTCTTTCTGGTTTTTTACGTCGTGGTTTCCTGCGGCATCGAGTATTTCTTCAAGCCCAAACTGGTCGGTTCGCGGGTGCGGATGCACACCTTGCTGGTGTTCTTGGCCATTTTGGGGGGGATGAAGCTCTTTGGCATTCTGGGCATCATCTACGGCCCCCTGGTGGTGACGGCGTTTCTGACCCTGACGGAAATTTACCGGGTCAACTACCAGGCGCTGATCGCCCCCAGCGGCAAGGAGCCCTGA
- a CDS encoding TVP38/TMEM64 family protein, producing the protein MPVKRFLSRKYLLPMLLLGIVAAAAAWYLAGPIWELLGAGVRFLADRAAVEAYIASFGLWAPLIFMALQVLQVIFAPVPGEATGFIGGYLFGTGLGFLYSSLALTAGSGINFAIGRFLGRRYVRKLIPAERLAQFDTLLKRQGLIVVFCLFVLPGFPKDYLCLFLGLSTLPWKVFLILAAIGRMPGTLLLSLQGAAIYERMYGVFGLVLVGSLLAGLLAYRFREAIYRWVERMNTH; encoded by the coding sequence ATGCCCGTCAAAAGGTTTTTGTCCCGCAAATATCTGCTGCCTATGCTGCTGCTGGGGATCGTTGCGGCGGCCGCCGCCTGGTATTTGGCCGGCCCGATCTGGGAGCTGCTGGGCGCGGGGGTTCGCTTTCTGGCCGACCGCGCGGCGGTTGAAGCCTATATCGCCTCCTTCGGACTCTGGGCGCCGCTGATCTTCATGGCCCTCCAGGTGCTGCAGGTGATTTTCGCACCGGTGCCCGGTGAAGCCACCGGATTTATCGGGGGCTATCTTTTCGGCACCGGGCTGGGGTTCCTCTATTCCAGCCTCGCTCTCACGGCGGGCTCAGGGATCAATTTCGCCATCGGGCGGTTTTTGGGCAGACGCTATGTCCGCAAGCTGATCCCGGCTGAAAGACTGGCCCAGTTTGACACCCTTCTCAAACGCCAGGGGCTCATCGTGGTGTTCTGCCTGTTTGTGCTGCCCGGCTTTCCCAAAGATTACCTCTGTCTTTTTCTGGGCCTCAGCACGCTGCCGTGGAAGGTGTTTCTGATCCTGGCGGCCATCGGGCGGATGCCGGGGACCTTGCTGCTCAGCCTACAGGGTGCCGCAATTTACGAGCGCATGTACGGGGTGTTCGGCCTGGTCTTGGTGGGCTCTCTGCTGGCGGGGCTGTTGGCCTACCGCTTCCGGGAGGCGATCTATCGCTGGGTGGAGCGCATGAACACCCATTGA
- a CDS encoding PBP1A family penicillin-binding protein — protein sequence MFKLPFSKTGLIAVLGAILALGCGALFGALLALTRDLPQIRSLEGFSPSAVTRIYSADGLPLAELFQENRDPVALSDIPADLISALLTTEDRNFYHHSGVDPKGVLRAAARNIRAGAFVEGASTISQQIAKTLFLTPKKTLVRKLREAILAFQLERRYTKDEILTLYLNQIYLGSGAYGVAAAARRYFDKPVTDLNLAECALIAGLPKAPSRYSPLVNPDLALARRNLVLRQMRDNGAISAERYHLALSSPLATSPASRRETPVAPYFIETVKAELEAAVGPARLYREGLRVVTTLSSRLQAAAESTLGRGLETLNGSQSQVHGVPPVEGALICLDIHTGGILALVGGADFSRSPFNRATAARRQPGSAFKPLLFACAIEQGFTQASPLLDAPVVFRGADQGRDWAPANFSPGFEGEIPLRKALALSKNIPAVRLLEKVGPQAVVRFAHRLGIESPLQPNLSLALGASEVTLAELTAAYAVFARQGNHIRPFVLAEVQDRVGRVIWRARPQKSAAMSREDAAITTDLLTAVIREGTGRGAEVPGHPLAGKTGTTDEYRDALFVGFSPEIAAGVWVGRDDRRPIGPEASGARSALPIWTDFMRTALAGRPTAGFDVPPSLTRVLMDPASGRAAGPPPSPAVGALFKKGTTPRP from the coding sequence ATGTTCAAGCTGCCCTTTTCCAAAACCGGCCTGATAGCCGTGCTCGGCGCGATTCTGGCCCTGGGCTGCGGTGCGCTTTTCGGCGCGCTGCTGGCCCTGACCCGCGACCTTCCCCAAATTCGCTCCCTGGAGGGCTTCAGCCCCTCGGCGGTTACTCGGATCTACTCCGCCGACGGGCTCCCGCTGGCCGAACTGTTTCAGGAGAACCGGGATCCGGTAGCCCTCTCGGATATCCCGGCCGACCTCATATCCGCGCTGCTGACCACCGAGGACCGCAATTTCTACCACCACAGCGGGGTCGATCCTAAGGGGGTCCTGCGCGCCGCCGCCAGGAACATCCGCGCCGGCGCCTTCGTCGAAGGGGCCAGCACCATCAGCCAACAGATCGCCAAAACCCTTTTTCTGACACCCAAAAAGACCCTGGTGCGCAAACTCCGGGAGGCCATTCTGGCCTTTCAGCTGGAACGCCGCTACACCAAGGACGAGATCCTGACCCTTTACCTCAACCAGATCTATCTGGGCAGCGGCGCCTATGGCGTTGCCGCCGCGGCCAGGCGCTATTTCGACAAACCGGTGACGGATCTGAACCTCGCCGAATGCGCCCTGATCGCCGGTCTGCCCAAGGCGCCGTCGCGCTATTCCCCCCTGGTCAATCCAGACCTGGCCCTGGCGCGCCGAAACCTCGTTCTGCGGCAGATGCGCGATAACGGCGCCATCAGCGCCGAGCGCTACCACCTGGCGCTTTCAAGTCCCCTGGCAACAAGCCCCGCCAGCCGCCGGGAAACCCCCGTGGCCCCTTATTTCATCGAGACCGTCAAGGCCGAATTGGAGGCCGCCGTCGGCCCGGCGCGTCTCTACCGGGAAGGCCTGCGGGTTGTCACGACGCTCTCAAGCCGCCTGCAAGCCGCGGCCGAAAGTACCCTGGGCAGGGGACTTGAGACGCTCAATGGATCCCAAAGCCAAGTTCACGGGGTGCCCCCGGTGGAAGGAGCTTTGATCTGCCTGGACATCCACACCGGCGGCATCCTAGCCCTGGTGGGAGGTGCCGACTTTTCCCGCAGCCCCTTCAACCGCGCCACGGCGGCCCGGCGGCAGCCCGGCTCGGCCTTCAAGCCGCTGCTCTTTGCCTGCGCCATCGAGCAGGGGTTTACCCAGGCCTCGCCGCTGCTGGACGCACCGGTGGTGTTTCGGGGGGCGGACCAGGGCCGCGACTGGGCGCCGGCCAATTTCAGCCCCGGCTTCGAGGGCGAGATCCCCCTGCGCAAGGCCCTGGCCCTGTCCAAAAACATTCCGGCGGTTCGGCTGCTGGAGAAAGTCGGCCCCCAGGCGGTGGTCCGCTTTGCCCACCGCCTGGGGATCGAATCCCCGCTGCAGCCGAACCTGTCCCTGGCTTTAGGCGCCAGCGAGGTGACGCTGGCGGAGTTGACCGCGGCCTATGCCGTCTTCGCCCGCCAGGGTAACCATATCCGGCCCTTCGTCCTGGCGGAGGTGCAGGATCGCGTGGGCCGGGTCATCTGGCGGGCCCGCCCCCAGAAAAGCGCCGCCATGTCCCGCGAGGACGCGGCCATCACCACCGACCTGCTGACCGCAGTGATCCGGGAGGGCACCGGCCGTGGCGCCGAGGTTCCGGGGCACCCGCTGGCGGGCAAAACCGGCACCACCGACGAATACCGCGATGCCCTGTTTGTGGGCTTCTCGCCGGAGATCGCCGCGGGGGTCTGGGTCGGCCGCGACGACCGGCGTCCCATCGGCCCGGAGGCCAGCGGCGCCCGAAGCGCACTGCCCATCTGGACCGATTTCATGCGGACGGCGTTGGCTGGCCGGCCGACAGCGGGCTTTGACGTCCCCCCGAGCCTGACGCGGGTCTTGATGGACCCCGCCAGCGGCCGTGCGGCAGGCCCGCCCCCATCCCCGGCGGTGGGGGCGCTTTTCAAAAAAGGCACAACCCCCCGGCCGTGA